ctttccagttttttttaactcctgcatgttttgggacactgtaccttccttccgaaagtgccactTGACAATTGCCttatacctttcaattgaccgaagatccgggcagttcggtgggttgatgtccttttccacgaattgtacattattttttgacaaccactgtagaacggagttggcgtagtgggttgAAGCATAattcggccagaagagaggaggagccttatgctttctgtacagtggcagcattctcttcttcaaacattcttcctcgtacaccttggcgttaattgtgcccttcgtgaagaaaatcgacgaccgcaaaccacaggtacaaattgcttgccagaccaacaccttgtgcccaaacttttccatcgccaccgtggtgtcagcgtcgtccaggtcctggtataccgatttcgtataatattgcggtccgggcagcgctcgagagtcttccttggcgtaggtttcgtcgtcgatcgggatgcatccgtctttattctgtagaatccggttatacagttttcgcgctcttgttttggcctgaacttcgacgccgatgggttttttcctgatgtactcaaccacttttaagccccggccgggctggctgggactcgttttcctaccggattggggcaaatccttcatggaaagggtcttaccgaacttctcgataatatttttgacactggtgtggtgcattttcacccgttttgcaatttcgttatacgtgacaccactttctgagcaccaagtggtgcaaaaattttttttcgcgtttccggataaaTTCGACTCattattgaaacgataaaccgtaccgaaaccaatcgattgcgcagctgttattgacatgtaaacaaacatgtcaccgcaaaacacactgcaaaaaattaagccatttcagagtaataactgtttgaatgctgctaaatacttatcgatacactccttagagcgACCCATCAGTCTTCCAACATTTTTAAACCCTTTAAATAAAAGATTCGTTAAGGTCTTCAAAACAGGTtttcgtttctgcaatgacctcagcattcgacgtaAATTTCATTCCCAGGAGAAACATTTTCagctttggaaatagataatagtcgttgggggccaggtctggagaatacgggggatggtgggccaatccgtaccgcaaatcattcaatttcactgtTGCTGTTTTATCAGGACACGAAACTCgtcttttccatagcttgatgaaaactatacCTTTTCTGACACGAtcaactgttattcaaacactagtggatagattgtcatcaaatttggtattgggccatctagcGGCGTGTtcgcaacaaaaatatacacggttcggaACTGTTTACGTCGTTTCTGTGAGAGACCTGtaatcaatagtagctttcaagtgAGCCTAgaattgttgaaatcgattcagccatctctgagaaaaagtcGCGAAAAATTGCGTTTTAtcacttacgtcacttataccattatatctctgaaatcaaaaatgacagccaTTCGATATTCGAACTTCATTCGCTTCTCGAGACTAGTTTTCAAACGGACCTAAACTTGTGAGAATCGGTCTAGTCATCATCTCGATAAAATTGAGCAGGGAAAAATGCGTACTGTCGGTTGCGtctcttataccattatatcttcggaaccggaagtgacagccaattgatattcaaacttgattcacaacccacTGCATAAAAACAGACTTTAGTGTAGATGTGGGTAAAGTATGTCTTTCGATTTCCCATCGATTCAGTTATCCTGACTGTTCGGAAAACGTTCTTCGAATATTTTTATGTGTCACGAGAACCTGTAAAATAAGGTGCATGCAAGTgggaaaaataaaccaaatacAGCCAGACACCCTTTAACCACTTAACGCTCATGGGGAAATATATTTCCCTTCTATCAAAATCGTTAtcgattcttcaattattattatatcgatgtgtttttttactgaatgttaaaaaaCCTTATTTCCAAGGCGGCAAATGTGTTTCtaaacgaataaaaaataagtttgtgcaaaacggTGCGTAGAAAAAAGAACACATATTAAAtttgttatgtgcaacgtccacttgtgctaaacaagtacacgaaatcgtttcgtagaatccCATAACTAACTACTATTCTGAAAATTAAAGCAGttaaatcaataaaaataaaatacgaTATAATAAACAGAATTCTTTGTATATTTATTTCTAAGGATCAtcgggaaaaatatttctcataaaattatagaaattttgtgcaccctgctatgtttttctggtgattATGGTCGTGGAAGAGTTAAACGACAAACAGCACTATTTTCTATCCGTTCGATTTTACATGTCCTAATTTGAGTTGATTTCAAAAAATGACaaacacttccggttccgaagcaaAAAACGATCAAATCAATCGACTAGTAcacgtcagttttattcgtattcacgtcatccagttatgactctgacattacccacccgccttttttcgttCGCTTAATTTTCATTGTGCTACCTGTACTAGTTTCGACAATTTTAGGCTCGACCACTGTTGGATCATTGATCGAGCTCCAATGGCTAACAGTTCCGGTTCTGAAtctataatggcataagtgacataTCCGACAAATAAACCCTTTTTTGTCCGCTCAATTTACTAGCTAGAGagctagctgaaccgatttgagtgGATTCGGGTGTATTTGACAGCTACAATGTGGCCACAGACCAAGTTTCGAATATaatcgtagaagtgacgtaaccgacagagtGCATATCTCTCCATCCGTACAATTTTCTTAATACACCCaatcctccatttacgaacattATATAtatgaatgtatgtatgtatgtatgtatgtatgcttaaacACTCACCCGtctgtatatgtgtatatatttatacatagaaATGATCGcatttacttcaccaatatttatatataGTAAGAAGtataaatatttgcacacatgcttAACATACGTATATTAGTACATATATGCATATACAAGGTACGTAAATCGAGGTTTGAGTGTAAAGGCTTAACCGATTTGGACCGGTTAGGGTCATTTGGCGACTACATTTTGACCTCGGTAAATCCGCTATCAATATTTCCGTACATTTTACCGATCTTCGGAAACTTAGGTTCAAGTGAAAAGTCATAGAAATCTACCGAATCTGATCTCCGAATCCGTAATACATCGCAAACATCACTCGTTTGAATAAAGTTTCATTCATTTGTGATTTGAATAGTCTATATAATTTACTTGCATATGGTTTTTTCGTCTACCTTTCTCTACCAGAAAGAGCATTGTAAATTCGTCTTTGTTTTGAGTGTTGTCAATATTATGTGTTGTTACGCCGGAGCTTTTTTCACACTGGTATAAGTCAGTAATGAATTATGGCCGGCGTCTTGCAGAATGGATTTTATTCGGCCTATAACTTCAACAATTAGTGAAATTTTGGGACATGAATCATAAAAGAATATCCGTTCATGAGCTTCTATATTTTCGCAAAGCATCAAATTGAAAGAGCTGAAGATAAAAATGCACAAAATCAACTCATCAGAACCAGGAATGTTTGACATAATTCTCAAAAACTCGATCAGACATCATTCCAGCTTACAAATAAGcttaagtttatcgaaattctttGATTATTTTCGACAAGTTAGAGCCGGTGAGAAAAGTGCAGttagtcgattacgtcacttatgcggaaccgaaagtgacaaCCATTTAATCTTCAAACTTTATCaataacccaatagtagctttcaaacgagtctaagcttgttaaaatcggctcaaccatctctgagaaaaaatgagctgtaaaaaaacaacgccggttacgtcacttataccatcatatatccgaaaccagaagtcacagtcatttgatcaatggcccaatagcaactttcaaacgagcttaagtttgttaaaattggttcagccatccctgagaaaattgagcggcaaAAAGATCGTTAAAAAGTGACGGTTTcgaatctcgtcgagctgagtcgattggtatgtaACACTATAGGTCTCCAAGgtttcgttcgaaagtcggtttttatagcaattttaatacctttctagagagaaaggtaaaaataaatTATCAATTTGGTTACATTCCTTACTttgaagaaaattaaaaaaaaaattttccgctTCATGTTGAAAGACTTGAAAGCATGATTTAAACCGAGATTTATTTTAATCAGCCTCCGTTTAAAATGGCAAATTTGATCCCACCACTATACAGTCATAATTTAATTAATAAGCACTTATAGATTGAAACATTGTTATTAACCAAAGAAACAGCTCACTTGGACAAAACAATGCGCATATCCCGCGTCTAGTGAAGTGTCTGTTAATTAGATCCATAGTTTTTTATATACACTCTAAACAATAAAGCAAGTATTAGTACTCAGACACGTCTCTAGCATCAGCTATTACAACACAATTTGCACCATTTGAAATGTCGAAAAGCCTACAGGGtgggccatttaaagtggaagcatcgTTTGACAGAATTGTCAGATCGACTAATGACAAACCGCGTTAAAAGCGTAATTCCAATTACCATGGAACGTCACACGAGGTACATTTCAAGTTAAATGGATgcctaaataagcaaaattgtcggtcctaaagactgttccagaaagtatggacgcaatcaaaaaccgctaccatttcgcaatggttcagaatctgtcaatttttatggctgcgtcctgttgttttcactcttctctaaccacttgtgcagttgtttattcgttttcattagtttgtttcgaaatgcgtggactttcagcagactaacgtcgaaaaattgtgtacaaatggtgcacagaacgcggactgtcactgagaaagacagcaaaaatggaaggagaaagtgaaaaagccgtgcgaaatttaatcaggaagttcggtgaggataacacctttgagaataaaccgaaaacgggtcgaaaaaaaggtcctgctaaccctcagttggataaacgtatacagaaggcgttcgagcaaaagaaggaggtttcagttcgggatgtggccaaaaaagtgggcacttcgaagtcaaatgttcttcgtgctaaagaacgtttgaatcttcgaatctataagaagcagaaacaaccaaaacgtagtcctaaacaagaagcatcgatcaggccgagggttcgaaagctgtacaatacgattcttgctggaattttaactgcatcatcatagacgacgaaacctacgtgaaactcgattacaaatccttgccgggactacaatattatacggtgagagaagggcaagtgttaaaccagttcgagacatcgattgaagtcgaaaaattttggtaagaaagctatggtctggcaaggaatttgtagctgcggtaagatttcgaaacccttcatcaccactgcttcaatgaacagcgaaatatacatcaaggaatgtttgcaaaaacgacttctacccatgattcgaagccacaaggatcctgttgtcttctgacgagatcttgcttcttgccactactcgaaatcaacggtagaatggtatactaccaaaaatgtaactttcgtcccaaaagacctgaatccaccaaattgcccacaatttcgaccaattgaggaattttgggcattaacgaaggcacatcttaggaagcatgtctcggcagtcgaaaccattcaacagttcgaaaaagattggaaaaaagtgtcaaaacttgtcgccaagaagtctgtacggaatttaatgaagaacgttcgcaagaaggtgcgccagctagtctacaatggctaagtagcaaatgttgagaataatattttctGTTGttatagtctaatattatcagtatatcgaataaaatttgaatatctaacacttgtgaattatttacagcgaaatcaaagtgcgtccatactttctggtacagtctttatgCCACTGAAAACATCCTCTATACGTccaaaaagttacagtttggtGTGATGTTTGTCTCTAATTTCTTCCAAGACGATCGAGCCATGATAAATGGTTTTGTGATGCCCACCATTGATTGTGAAAATAGTTTGAATGGCTTTCAACAGAACGATGCAACATGtcatacagctcgactaacCATCTATTTGTTACGAGCATTGTTCCCCAGGATACGGATACGAGTCATATCTAAAAAAGGGTGAATTTGACTGCCTTAAGGACTGCTTTTTTTCGTTTCATGGAATATACGGGAAATAAAACTTGCGTCGatttttcaaacaaacggtaATGAGAAAGACATTGCTTGTctactaggaggaataaaatgtCGTTTTGTTGTGTTCAGTCATGattgtcgattttttttcatgattgtCAACTCTCAATTGTTAATTTTTAATTCATAATTCATGAAGCACGCTTCACGATTCTAGATATTTCATTCATAGCTCATTGTATCAAGATTTATGGTTCTTAATTCACGATTCTCAGATATTTACTTTTATGTATCGATTTTTCATTATCGAttccaaaatttttgatttttaatgAGTCAACTTTTCATTCCCGAACCACTCACTGCTAGAGGGATCGATCGCGTACTACTGCGAATGCGAATCTGAAATAATTACATACTATAGCACAATCCAATCGATTTTTTACACGTCAGACTCAAAATCACGAATCGAACTCGGGTGTCCAAGTTGAGTCATTCGTTGTCTGGAATCCAAACAGGTTGGGTTACATTTCAATTCAGGATCGTGACGATGTCTAATTTGATTTTTCGGATCAAGAGATTGTTCCACCGTGCGGTTCGAGTGGTGGACGATGAGCGGAACTTTTTCCTTCCGACGGAGTATTGCCTGATAGCTGGAGGTAAGTGGAAAATTTCATACTCATTTGGCTGTGGTTCTCAACCAACTGTTTTCAGGAATCCAAAATTGGCTGAAAAATCCTTTCTTCGTGGGACTTTTCCGCATCTATCAGACCATGTTCGTCATACTGTATGGTATTTGGCTTGATCGGTTGTCGGTCGGGTTAACCGCGGGACACATTTCGGCTCAGTTTTTTGCAACGATGAAATTTGTGTGCGGATATACGACACTGCTCTGTCAAGCTGGGATTATTCGGTGCTATCAAAATGATTTGGCAACAGTGCGGAACTATTTGAAAAGGTATTTGGACAGCGATCATAATGAACAACGCAGAGATTCGTACGATTTGATTCGGAAGTTTACTTTCTTCATGAGCATGGTTCACCTGAGCTGTGACACCGGAGTCTTTCTGTTGGGACTATACAAGAATCCGATACCGAAGAATTTGATGGGAATATGCTGGTGGATAGATTTGCTTTTAAACGGTACGAATGTCCTATGCAACCTGTTGATATCGGCAATGTTCGTTTCCGTGGTTACCATCATCAACAActacatgatagcgtttcagaCCGAATTGAAGAACATTGCCGCTGAACTGGCAACCATTTTTGATCGCGTCGATCGAGATGTTGAAGCGGCGGTCGATCGTTACGAGGCACGATTGAAGCGGCATCCGAACAAAATTGAGTTGTTCAAAGAGTTGCAATTTTTGACCGGTCTGCAGCGAGAATTGCGGACCATTGCCGAAAGACACAGCGTCCTGTTGAATTACCTGGAACAGCTGAGAACCTTCTTCAGTTCGATCTTCTTCTGTTTGTTCTACGGAGAACTGATGACCATGGGAAGTGCGCTGTTCGTCATCCGAACTCAGACAATAAACCTCAGTTCGGGGCTTCTGACTGGCTTTGCTTTCTGCGTTTTGTTCGAGTGCTACTGGTTCTGTCGAATGACGGACGATTTGAACGATGCggtgag
This genomic window from Malaya genurostris strain Urasoe2022 chromosome 1, Malgen_1.1, whole genome shotgun sequence contains:
- the LOC131426488 gene encoding uncharacterized protein LOC131426488, with the translated sequence MFVILYGIWLDRLSVGLTAGHISAQFFATMKFVCGYTTLLCQAGIIRCYQNDLATVRNYLKRYLDSDHNEQRRDSYDLIRKFTFFMSMVHLSCDTGVFLLGLYKNPIPKNLMGICWWIDLLLNGTNVLCNLLISAMFVSVVTIINNYMIAFQTELKNIAAELATIFDRVDRDVEAAVDRYEARLKRHPNKIELFKELQFLTGLQRELRTIAERHSVLLNYLEQLRTFFSSIFFCLFYGELMTMGSALFVIRTQTINLSSGLLTGFAFCVLFECYWFCRMTDDLNDANENVGDTLYDLGWHTRLRYRVERQRDYREIRQSMLIVMISAQSDLRISCGGFFNMAATAFAEFMNLLYDIVLFLLSVVS